One part of the Dyadobacter sp. 676 genome encodes these proteins:
- a CDS encoding VOC family protein: protein MEKAVLHPYLMFEGDCHEAMEFYKGIFGGELNMMTFGQVDNSCPAALREKIMHASLMGGEVDFMGCDSPQPGPLAGDKIQLSLSGFDEANLRKKFEQLSEGGTITVPMEKQVWGDIFGAFKDKYGIDWMIDVRAQ from the coding sequence ATGGAAAAGGCCGTATTGCATCCGTATTTGATGTTCGAAGGCGATTGCCACGAAGCGATGGAGTTTTACAAAGGTATTTTCGGCGGCGAGCTGAACATGATGACATTCGGACAGGTCGACAACAGCTGCCCGGCCGCACTGCGCGAGAAGATCATGCATGCATCGCTTATGGGAGGAGAAGTCGATTTTATGGGTTGCGACAGTCCGCAGCCGGGCCCGCTCGCAGGCGACAAGATCCAGCTTTCGCTCAGCGGTTTCGACGAAGCCAACCTCCGCAAAAAATTCGAACAGCTCAGTGAAGGCGGCACCATTACCGTACCGATGGAAAAGCAGGTCTGGGGCGACATTTTCGGCGCTTTCAAGGACAAGTACGGCATCGACTGGATGATCGACGTACGGGCGCAGTAG
- a CDS encoding DUF1080 domain-containing protein — protein sequence MTRFFVTAFAALLSLNAFSQALNTLTAAEKKEGWKLLFDGKDLKGWHAYNGKSVGSAWIIENGAIKLNVPERAGNKAKNGGDIVTDEIVNGDFEFKAEWKVSKYANSGIFFFVQESPKYKNMHDTGLELQVIDDKIYEGARENTHRASDFFGIANARLREGNPQGEWNKIHFIVKKGKLTVYQNEFIVQEHNLNGADWKQKVANSGLKAAPIASGNYNGRIGLQDWGSTVWYRNIKLRKL from the coding sequence ATGACCCGTTTCTTCGTTACAGCATTCGCCGCGTTACTTTCCCTGAACGCATTTTCCCAGGCGCTGAACACGCTCACTGCCGCCGAAAAGAAAGAAGGCTGGAAACTGCTTTTCGATGGCAAAGACCTGAAAGGCTGGCACGCCTACAATGGCAAGTCGGTAGGTTCGGCCTGGATCATCGAGAATGGCGCTATTAAACTGAATGTGCCCGAGCGTGCCGGCAACAAGGCCAAAAACGGAGGCGACATCGTCACCGACGAAATAGTGAACGGCGATTTTGAGTTCAAAGCGGAGTGGAAAGTGAGTAAATATGCCAACAGCGGCATTTTCTTCTTCGTTCAGGAATCGCCCAAATACAAAAACATGCATGATACCGGACTGGAATTGCAGGTGATCGACGACAAAATTTATGAAGGCGCCCGGGAAAATACGCACCGCGCCAGCGACTTTTTCGGCATCGCGAACGCCCGCCTGCGCGAGGGTAACCCGCAGGGAGAATGGAACAAGATCCATTTCATCGTCAAGAAGGGCAAACTGACGGTTTATCAAAACGAATTTATCGTGCAGGAACATAACCTCAACGGTGCCGACTGGAAACAGAAAGTCGCCAACAGCGGGTTGAAAGCCGCACCCATAGCCAGCGGAAACTATAACGGCCGGATCGGCTTGCAGGACTGGGGCAGCACGGTTTGGTACCGTAACATCAAGTTAAGAAAACTTTAA